The bacterium genome contains the following window.
AGGTCATGCAGCCCGCGGTATGGCCTGGCGTGCGGCGAGCTTCGAGCTCGAGCGCACCGATCCTAAGCTGGGCACCGTCCTCCAGCGCGACGTCGGCGTTCGCAACCCCAGCGGCAGCGCAGACGGCCACCTGGGCACCGAGCTGCTCGCGCAGCCGTCCCGATGCGGTGACGTGATCCGCATGCACATGGGTTTCGACGGCGAAACGAAGCGCGAGACCCAGCTCCCGGATGAGGAGAACATCCCGTTCCAGCTGCTCGAGCACGCTGTCGATCAAGACCGCCTGGCGCGACGCCTCATCGGCAAGGAGATAGGAATAGGTCGAAGTCTCCGGATCGAAGAGCTGTCGGAAGATCATATGTAGATATATGAATATTGCGAATCCTGTGGGACGTCAATAGGATTTCGCCATGGCCCGCCGCGCCCCCCCGCCGCCCACCCTCTCCGAAGAGGCCCTCAGAATGGTCGCCACCCGCTTCCGGGTGCTCGGCGATCCCGGCCGTCTGCGGATCCTGAACCAGCTGATGCAGGGCGAAGCCTCAGTCGGCGAGCTGGTCGACGAGGTGGATCTGGAGCAACCCACCGTCTCGCGGCACCTCGCGGTCCTGCGTCGCGAAGGGATCGTGAGCCGCCGTTCCGAAGGCAACCGCGGCATCTACCGAATCGAGGATCCGACCGTGACGCGGCTCTGCGCGATCGCCTGCGGCGGCCTCCTGGAACAACTCGCTGGGGAGTTGGACGCCCTGCCCGAAGCCAGCGCCTGGCGAGGATCGGGGATCTAGCCGGCCCGCCTCGTCCCCCGGCGAACGGTAGATGGCGCTGATTGACACCCCTTCGGGTCGTGTCTAGCCTCGCTCGTTCCTGCG
Protein-coding sequences here:
- a CDS encoding winged helix-turn-helix transcriptional regulator, producing MARRAPPPPTLSEEALRMVATRFRVLGDPGRLRILNQLMQGEASVGELVDEVDLEQPTVSRHLAVLRREGIVSRRSEGNRGIYRIEDPTVTRLCAIACGGLLEQLAGELDALPEASAWRGSGI